The following are encoded together in the Lactuca sativa cultivar Salinas chromosome 1, Lsat_Salinas_v11, whole genome shotgun sequence genome:
- the LOC111909316 gene encoding protein EXORDIUM-like 2 translates to MYSSSISTLTFFASSVLIISALFHPCSATIPRKLALVQTPATVLKYHKGSVLHGNITVNLLWYGKFSATQKTIIIDFLESLNSQLPTPPSAAAWWQTTAKYKGGLRSIQLGKQTVDEKCSLGKSLKDSHLIYLASKNKGFNQISLVLTAADVGVAGFCMNRCGTHGSTRVNKGHNFAYAWVGNSVTQCPDQCAWPFVQPTFGPKMPPLVAPNGDIGVDGMVINIATVMAGTVTNPFDGGYFQGPATAPLEAVTACTGIFGSGAFPGYPGKVLVDKKKKVSYNAQGVKGRRYLLPAMWDPNTLTCKTLV, encoded by the coding sequence ATGTATTCCTCCTCCATTTCCACTCTCACGTTCTTTGCTTCTTCTGTCCTCATCATCTCAGCCTTATTCCACCCATGCTCCGCCACAATCCCACGGAAACTAGCCCTTGTACAAACACCAGCCACTGTCCTCAAATACCACAAAGGATCAGTTCTTCATGGCAACATCACCGTTAACCTCCTTTGGTACGGCAAATTTTCTGCCACCCAGAAAACCATAATCATTGATTTTCTAGAATCACTCAACTCCCAACTCCCAACTCCTCCCTCCGCCGCGGCATGGTGGCAAACCACAGCGAAATACAAAGGTGGGTTGCGGAGTATCCAGCTAGGGAAACAGACAGTGGACGAAAAATGCTCGCTTGGGAAATCACTTAAAGATTCTCATCTCATTTATTTGGCTTCAAAAAATAAAGGTTTTAATCAAATCAGCTTGGTGTTGACGGCAGCCGACGTCGGTGTCGCTGGGTTTTGCATGAACCGATGTGGGACTCACGGGTCAACTCGGGTGAACAAGGGCCATAACTTTGCGTACGCGTGGGTTGGTAACTCGGTGACACAGTGTCCGGACCAATGCGCCTGGCCCTTTGTTCAACCGACATTTGGTCCGAAAATGCCGCCGTTGGTGGCGCCAAATGGTGACATCGGCGTCGACGGCATGGTGATTAACATCGCGACGGTTATGGCGGGAACGGTGACAAACCCGTTTGACGGCGGGTATTTTCAAGGTCCGGCCACTGCTCCGTTGGAAGCAGTTACTGCATGCACCGGAATATTCGGGTCGGGTGCGTTTCCTGGCTACCCGGGAAAGGTCTTGGtggacaagaagaagaaggttagcTATAATGCGCAGGGTGTTAAGGGGCGTAGGTACTTGTTGCCGGCTATGTGGGACCCTAACACTTTGACGTGCAAAACCCTTGTGTGA